A part of Agromyces protaetiae genomic DNA contains:
- a CDS encoding LLM class flavin-dependent oxidoreductase translates to MSASLPRLSVLDLIPVRSGQSSVQAMAASVALAQTADRLGYERYWFAEHHNMPAVASTTPPVLIAAAAAKTERIRVGSGGVMLPNHAPLVVAEQFAALEALAPGRIDLGIGRAPGSDPVITQLLRISGPTADVDRFPDHIADILSLLSPDGATLRLTSGREYPITATPAATEVPTVWLLGSSDYSAKLAAQLGLPYVFANHFSGEGLERALDLYRTEYQPSDAHPDPQTFLTINAVVAPTADEAAERALPQLRSMARLRLGLPMRPLETVEEAQAAPYDSNAAELIDTMRKRWVIGDAASARASLAAFAARHGVDEVMVAPIAGSFAHEAAAASPGRVQTLELLAG, encoded by the coding sequence ATGTCTGCTTCTTTGCCCCGCCTATCCGTGCTCGACCTCATCCCCGTCCGGAGCGGGCAGTCCTCGGTGCAGGCGATGGCCGCGTCGGTCGCGCTCGCGCAGACCGCCGACCGGCTCGGTTACGAGCGCTACTGGTTCGCCGAGCACCACAACATGCCGGCCGTGGCTTCCACGACTCCACCGGTGCTCATCGCGGCCGCCGCGGCGAAGACTGAGCGCATCCGCGTCGGGTCAGGCGGCGTCATGCTGCCGAACCACGCGCCGCTCGTCGTCGCCGAGCAGTTCGCGGCGCTCGAGGCGCTCGCACCCGGACGCATCGACCTCGGCATCGGCCGCGCGCCCGGCAGCGACCCCGTCATCACGCAGCTCCTGCGCATCTCGGGGCCGACGGCTGACGTCGACCGGTTCCCCGACCACATCGCCGACATCCTGAGCCTGCTCTCGCCCGACGGCGCGACGCTGCGTCTCACGAGCGGGCGCGAGTACCCCATCACGGCGACGCCCGCCGCGACCGAGGTGCCGACCGTGTGGCTGTTGGGGTCGAGCGACTACTCGGCGAAGCTCGCAGCGCAGCTCGGGTTGCCGTATGTCTTCGCGAACCACTTCTCGGGCGAGGGTCTCGAGCGCGCGCTCGACCTCTACCGCACCGAGTATCAGCCGAGCGACGCGCACCCGGATCCGCAGACCTTCCTGACGATCAACGCCGTCGTCGCGCCGACCGCCGACGAGGCCGCGGAGCGTGCGCTCCCCCAGTTGCGGTCGATGGCGCGCTTGCGCTTGGGTCTGCCGATGCGTCCGCTCGAGACCGTCGAAGAGGCGCAGGCCGCTCCCTACGACTCGAACGCCGCCGAGCTCATCGACACGATGCGCAAGCGCTGGGTCATCGGCGACGCGGCGTCGGCTCGCGCGTCGCTCGCCGCGTTCGCGGCACGACACGGCGTCGACGAGGTCATGGTCGCGCCCATCGCGGGTTCGTTCGCGCATGAAGCGGCGGCTGCCTCACCCGGGCGCGTGCAGACGCTCGAACTGCTCGCGGGCTGA
- a CDS encoding transferase → MGIHYVEFEDDSGVLRRYRKHPNGRGLVATTAKVDATAFVHPTAYVDPGAQVLRNAEIGPGAWIDRDAIVAERAVIGVNAHVGRGAIIGRNALLGPFAEIGVGARVQNGARVPRETTLADGDEYRASNDDLRRLGLAA, encoded by the coding sequence GTGGGCATCCACTACGTCGAGTTCGAGGACGACTCGGGCGTGCTGCGGCGCTACCGCAAGCACCCGAACGGCCGAGGGCTCGTCGCCACGACGGCGAAGGTCGACGCGACCGCGTTCGTCCACCCGACGGCATACGTCGACCCGGGCGCGCAGGTGCTGCGCAACGCCGAGATCGGTCCCGGGGCCTGGATCGACCGCGACGCGATCGTCGCCGAGCGCGCCGTGATCGGCGTCAACGCGCACGTCGGCCGAGGAGCGATCATCGGCCGCAACGCCCTGCTCGGCCCGTTCGCCGAGATCGGCGTCGGAGCGCGCGTGCAGAACGGCGCTCGCGTTCCGCGCGAGACGACGCTCGCCGACGGCGACGAGTATCGCGCGTCGAACGACGACCTGCGACGGCTCGGCCTCGCGGCCTGA
- a CDS encoding ABC transporter ATP-binding protein, giving the protein MSSPQLAAEPAARASTSPLLELVDVRIRHDGAAVPTPDGVTLDIRPGEVVLVLGPSGCGKSTLALALDGLIPHAVPAELGGTVRVAGLDSRHHSVGALSEHVAMVFQDPDAQVVTGTLLDEVAFGPENGLVPVDEVLARAERALKLVGLWDRRSENPDRLSGGGRQRLAIACALAMGSPVLVLDEPTANLDPAGIDEVYAVLRELASDRDHAIVLVEHNLDAAVDLVDRVVVLDATGRLVIDGPVREVLRERTDELLELGVWLPVSTLAALRLRDAGVVLDPLPLTPAELGAALDAQAKLPAPVTQASVQSASDASPAIRVRGLSVQRGGKRGPTVVHDVDLDVAAGEFLAIVGTNGAGKTSLLQAIAGVIPAPRGTIDVLGLDPTRADARERSRRIGFVFQNPEHQFVAATAAEELDLGLKLQGVDEAERAEPIERMLRRFGLWDLRDQHPFLLSGGQKRRLSVGTALVAGAPVLALDEPTFGQDRERANELLDMLSGLNREGTTVLVVTHDLQLVADYATRTAVMAGGRILGVRPTAEVLAGPLIEQAGLRHPPLARATRGLERHPEWHGVTRMSQLPATQGGRS; this is encoded by the coding sequence ATGTCCAGTCCTCAGCTCGCCGCCGAGCCCGCCGCGCGCGCCTCGACGAGCCCGCTGCTCGAGCTCGTCGACGTGCGCATCCGCCACGACGGCGCCGCAGTGCCGACGCCCGACGGCGTCACGCTCGACATCCGCCCGGGCGAGGTCGTGCTCGTCCTGGGTCCGTCGGGGTGCGGCAAGTCGACCCTCGCGCTCGCGCTCGACGGGCTCATCCCGCACGCGGTGCCCGCCGAGCTCGGCGGCACCGTGCGGGTGGCGGGTCTCGACAGCCGCCACCACTCGGTCGGCGCGCTCAGCGAGCACGTCGCGATGGTGTTCCAAGACCCCGACGCGCAGGTCGTCACGGGCACCCTCCTCGACGAGGTCGCGTTCGGCCCCGAGAACGGGCTCGTGCCCGTCGACGAGGTGCTCGCCCGCGCGGAGCGCGCGTTGAAGCTCGTCGGCCTGTGGGATCGCCGCAGCGAGAACCCCGATCGCCTCTCGGGGGGCGGGCGTCAGCGCCTCGCGATCGCGTGCGCGCTCGCCATGGGCTCCCCCGTGCTCGTGCTCGACGAGCCGACCGCGAACCTCGACCCCGCCGGCATCGACGAGGTGTACGCCGTGCTCCGCGAGCTCGCGAGCGACCGTGACCACGCGATCGTCCTCGTCGAGCACAACCTCGACGCCGCCGTCGACCTCGTCGACCGGGTCGTCGTGCTCGACGCGACGGGCAGGCTCGTGATCGACGGCCCCGTGCGCGAGGTGCTCCGCGAACGCACCGACGAGCTGCTCGAGCTCGGCGTGTGGCTGCCCGTGTCGACGCTCGCCGCGCTGCGGCTGCGCGACGCGGGTGTCGTGCTCGATCCCCTGCCCCTCACGCCCGCCGAGCTCGGCGCTGCGCTCGACGCGCAAGCGAAGCTTCCGGCGCCCGTCACGCAGGCTTCCGTGCAGAGCGCTTCGGATGCCTCGCCGGCGATCCGCGTGCGCGGCCTCTCGGTGCAGCGCGGCGGCAAGCGCGGCCCGACCGTCGTGCACGACGTCGATCTCGACGTCGCCGCAGGCGAGTTCCTCGCGATCGTCGGCACGAACGGCGCGGGCAAGACGAGCCTGCTGCAGGCGATCGCCGGGGTCATCCCGGCGCCGCGCGGCACGATCGACGTGCTCGGGCTCGACCCCACGCGCGCCGACGCGCGCGAGCGCAGCCGCCGCATCGGGTTCGTGTTCCAGAACCCCGAGCACCAGTTCGTCGCGGCGACGGCGGCCGAAGAGCTCGATCTCGGGCTCAAGCTCCAGGGCGTCGACGAGGCCGAGCGGGCCGAACCGATCGAGCGGATGCTCCGCCGCTTCGGACTGTGGGATCTCCGCGACCAGCACCCGTTCCTTCTGTCGGGCGGGCAGAAGCGCCGACTCTCGGTCGGCACGGCGCTCGTCGCGGGCGCTCCCGTGCTCGCGCTGGACGAGCCGACGTTCGGCCAAGACCGCGAGCGCGCGAACGAACTCCTCGACATGCTCTCTGGGCTCAACCGCGAGGGCACGACGGTGCTCGTCGTGACCCACGATCTCCAGCTCGTCGCCGACTACGCGACCCGCACGGCGGTCATGGCGGGCGGCCGCATCCTCGGCGTCAGGCCGACCGCCGAAGTGCTCGCGGGGCCGCTCATCGAACAGGCCGGGCTCCGGCACCCGCCGCTCGCACGGGCGACGCGCGGCCTCGAACGGCACCCCGAGTGGCATGGAGTCACGCGGATGTCGCAACTGCCCGCAACCCAGGGCGGACGCTCGTGA